The following are encoded together in the Ovis canadensis isolate MfBH-ARS-UI-01 breed Bighorn chromosome 2, ARS-UI_OviCan_v2, whole genome shotgun sequence genome:
- the STOM gene encoding stomatin — MSDKRPAVDTQARRLPDSFKDSPSAGLGVCGWILVAISFLFTVITFPMSIWMCIKIIKEYERAIIFRLGRILQGGAKGPGLFFILPCTDSFIKVDMRTISFDIPPQEILTKDSVTISVDGVVYYRVQNATLAVANITNADSATRLLAQTTLRNVLGTKNLSQILSDREEIAHNMQCTLDDATDDWGIKVERVEIKDVKLPVQLQRAMAAEAEASREARAKVIAAEGEMNASRALKEASMVITESPAALQLRYLQTLTTIAAEKNSTIIFPLPIDMLQAIMEKRQ, encoded by the exons atAGCCCCAGTGCAGGCCTTGGTGTTTGTGGATGGATTTTGGTGGCTATATCATTCTTGTTCACGGTTATAACTTTCCCAATGTCAATATGGATGTGCATAAAG ATCATAAAAGAATACGAAAGAGCCATCATCTTTAGACTGGGTCGCATCTTACAAGGAGGAGCCAAAGGACCTG GCCTGTTTTTTATTCTGCCGTGCACTGACAGCTTCATCAAAGTGGACATGAGGACTATTTCATTTGACATCCCTCCTCAGGAG ATCCTCACCAAGGACTCGGTCACCATCAGCGTGGACGGCGTGGTCTATTACCGCGTGCAGAACGCCACTCTGGCTGTGGCAAACATCACCAACGCTGACTCCGCGACCCGTCTTTTGGCACAAACGACCCTGAGGAACGTCCTGGGCACCAAGAACCTCTCCCAGATCCTCTCTGACAGGGAGGAAATCGCTCACAACATGCAG TGCACCCTGGACGATGCCACCGACGACTGGGGAATCAAGGTGGAGCGTGTGGAGATCAAGGACGTGAAGCTGCCGGTGCAGTTGCAGAGAGCCATGGCCGCGGAGGCGGAGGCGTCCCGGGAGGCCCGAGCCAAG GTCATTGCGGCGGAGGGAGAAATGAATGCGTCCAGGGCTCTGAAGGAAGCCTCCATGGTCATCACCGAGTCTCCTGCCGCCCTCCAGCTGCGCTACCTGCAGACGCTGACCACCATTGCTGCTGAGAAAAACTCCACCATCATCTTCCCTCTGCCCATAGATATGTTGCAGGCTatcatggagaaaagacagtga